A DNA window from Centropristis striata isolate RG_2023a ecotype Rhode Island chromosome 10, C.striata_1.0, whole genome shotgun sequence contains the following coding sequences:
- the LOC131978813 gene encoding tubulin alpha chain-like, with protein MRECISVHVGQAGVQMGNTCWELYCLEHNIQPDGQMPTKGPVGGHDDSFTTFFSETGAGKYVPRAIFVDLEPTVIDEVRTGTYRQLFHPEQLISGKEDAANNYARGHYTIGKEIIDSVLDRIRKLSDQCTGLQGFLVFHSFGGGTGSGFTSLLMERLSVDFGKKSKLEFAVYPAPQVSTAVVEPYNSILTTHTTLEHSDCAFMVDNEAIYDICRRNLDIERPSYTNLNRLISQIVSSITASLRFDGALNVDLTEFQTNLVPYPRIHFPLATYAPVISAEKAYHEQLSVAEITNACFEPANQMVKCDPRHGKYMACCLLYRGDVVPKDVNTAIAAIKTKRTIQFVDWCPTGFKVGINYQPPTVVPGGDLAKVQRAVCMLSNTTAIAEAWARLDHKFDLMYAKRAFVHWYVGEGMEEGEFSEAREDMAALEKDYEEVGIDSFEDEEEGEEY; from the exons atg AGAGAATGTATCTCTGTCCACGTGGGCCAGGCTGGCGTCCAGATGGGAAACACCTGCTGGGAGCTCTACTGTCTGGAGCACAATATCCAGCCGGACGGCCAAATGCCCACAAAAGGGCCGGTGGGAGGCCACGACGACTCCTTCACCACCTTCTTCAGTGAGACTGGAGCTGGGAAGTACGTCCCCAGAGCCATCTTTGTTGACCTGGAACCCACCGTCATTG ATGAGGTGCGCACTGGAACGTACCGTCAGCTGTTCCACCCTGAGCAGCTGATCTCAGGAAAGGAAGATGCAGCCAACAACTACGCCCGTGGCCACTACACCATCGGCAAAGAGATCATCGACTCCGTCCTGGACAGAATCCGCAAACTG TCTGATCAGTGCACGGGTCTCCAAGGCTTCCTGGTCTTCCACTCCTTCGGTGGAGGCACTGGTTCAGGTTTCACCTCCctgctgatggagagactcTCTGTTGACTTTGGCAAAAAGTCTAAGCTTGAGTTTGCGGTCTACCCAGCCCCTCAGGTTTCCACAGCCGTAGTGGAGCCCTACAACTCCATCCTGACCACCCACACCACCCTGGAGCACTCCGACTGTGCCTTCATGGTGGACAACGAGGCCATCTACGACATCTGCCGCAGGAACCTCGATATCGAACGCCCATCGTACACCAACCTGAACAGGCTGATCAGCCAGATTGTGTCTTCAATCACAGCCTCACTTCGCTTTGACGGAGCCCTGAATGTTGACCTGACAGAGTTCCAGACCAACTTGGTGCCCTATCCTCGTATCCACTTCCCTCTGGCCACCTACGCTCCAGTCATCTCTGCAGAGAAAGCCTACCACGAGCAGCTGTCGGTTGCAGAGATCACAAATGCTTGCTTTGAGCCAGCCAATCAGATGGTGAAGTGTGACCCTCGTCATGGTAAATACATGGCCTGCTGTCTGCTGTATCGTGGTGACGTGGTCCCCAAAGATGTCAACACAGCCATCGCTGCAATTAAAACCAAACGCACCATCCAGTTTGTGGACTGGTGCCCCACAGGCTTCAAGGTGGGCATCAACTACCAGCCTCCAACAGTGGTTCCTGGAGGAGACCTGGCCAAGGTGCAGAGAGCCGTGTGCATGCTGAGCAACACCACAGCCATCGCTGAGGCCTGGGCCCGTCTCGACCACAAGTTTGACCTCATGTACGCCAAGAGAGCCTTCGTCCACTGGTATGTTGGGGAGGGCATGGAGGAGGGAGAGTTCTCGGAGGCCAGAGAAGACATGGCCGCCCTGGAGAAGGATTATGAAGAGGTTGGCATCGATTCCTTCGAGGacgaggaggaaggagaggaataTTAG